Genomic segment of Calderihabitans maritimus:
ATTATAATAATATACTCGAATTAACTCTCTGTCTTCACCGACTAATTTTCGAACAAATGCAGCAAAATCTATGTCTGTTCTTCCACAAAAAGAGCGTAAATTATGATAGAGATTACTGCCATCAATAAAAATCATAACTCTCTTCATAGAAACTATTCCTCCTCTCCTACCGTTTACTCTAGAACTCCCCAAACATCATCCCGAATTGGTGAAAGCTTACCGTAATAGTTGAAATCTACCCACTCCTTAATAAAGATGCGTCTCGTTTTATATTTCTCGCAAAGTTTATCCAGCTCCGGCAAATACCCTACTTGTCTCCTTAACGTCATTTCTTCTAATGTTTTGCGGATAAAAGGTTCTCCGATAGGCGAGTTTGGGGAAAATTTTGATTTCCCTTTTATCAGCTGTTATCTGCTGTTGCGGCAACTTGTTCTTTAGATGATTCATTTTTTGTATTTATCCAATATTCTACAATGGGCCATAAATCAAAACCTATTCTGATGGAAAAGGGCCGAATCACTCTGCGCACCTGTAATAAAGCCCTGTCTTCTACTATTTATGTAATGCCCTTCCGAATGTTTTCAGGGCCTTCCAGGTATTGTATCCGAATAGGATACCCTCGACGACGGGTTTCCTTTTCAAAAAACTTTTTAGCA
This window contains:
- a CDS encoding NYN domain-containing protein encodes the protein MKRVMIFIDGSNLYHNLRSFCGRTDIDFAAFVRKLVGEDRELIRVYYYNAPVDRRDNEDKYRAQQRFFATLNQIDNLYSSLTV